One window from the genome of Desulfurella sp. encodes:
- a CDS encoding undecaprenyl-diphosphatase: MNLNDQIFLAINNLSLLNIGILNFFCIFVALFSPYIYALGLVIVYLSNRKKQALCAFYVALIGLSINFLIGIFYYHPRPFVEGLGNLLIPHAKDSSFPSDHATLAFAISFGFWYAKEKIISIMSFIFAIITGFARVFVGVHFPFDIVGSFFVAIVALTLLNAFVAYFSKVSDFLIKLQIRIFNMFGLNI; the protein is encoded by the coding sequence ATGAATTTAAATGATCAAATTTTTTTAGCAATTAACAATTTATCTTTATTAAATATAGGTATTTTAAATTTCTTCTGCATATTTGTTGCGCTTTTTTCTCCATATATTTACGCTTTAGGATTAGTTATTGTATATCTATCAAACCGTAAAAAACAGGCCTTATGCGCTTTTTATGTAGCTTTGATAGGACTTTCTATAAATTTCTTAATAGGAATTTTTTATTACCATCCAAGACCGTTTGTTGAAGGACTTGGTAACCTGTTAATACCGCACGCCAAAGACTCTTCATTTCCAAGCGATCATGCCACACTTGCATTTGCCATATCGTTTGGCTTCTGGTATGCAAAAGAAAAAATAATTTCCATAATGAGCTTTATTTTCGCTATAATAACAGGATTTGCCAGAGTTTTTGTTGGTGTGCATTTTCCATTTGATATTGTTGGATCTTTTTTTGTTGCAATTGTAGCTTTAACTTTACTTAATGCTTTTGTGGCTTATTTTAGTAAAGTAAGTGATTTTTTAATTAAACTGCAAATAAGAATTTTCAATATGTTTGGACTTAATATATGA